A region of the Bryobacteraceae bacterium genome:
CCCACGGGTGGGACTGCGGCATCCTGTTCGATGAACTCACCGGGACGCTGCTGTGCGGGGATCTCTTCACGCAGCCGGGGTCGTCCGCGCCGCCGGTGACCGAGCATGAGGTGCTGACCGCGAGCGAGACGATGCGCGGGTTGCTCGACTACTACGCCCATGCGCGTGGCACGGCCGCCATACTGCAGCGCCTGGCGGGACTCTCCCCGAGGCTGCTCGCCTGCCAGCACGGAAGCGCCTACCGGGGAGACGGGGCGTCGCTGCTGCGGGAGCTGGCTGCGCGGCTGGCCTGAGCTCCGGCCGCGTCTCGGGCGGGGGAATCGAAGCCCGAAAACATCTGGCTCCCGCACAGTGCGGATGGTATCCTGAACAATTGGGGCCGATCGCGCCCCGTACGCATCGTTTCATTTCCAGGCAAGAGGTCAGCCATGTCCGGACATTCCAAGTGGGCGACGATCAAGCACAAGAAAGCGGCCCTGGACGCCAAGCGCGGCAAGCTCTTCACGCGCCTCATCAAGGAAATCACCATCGCCGCGCGCAACGGCGGAGACCCTGACTCCAACCCCCGCCTTCGCACCGCGATCATGGCCGCCAAGGCGGTCTCGATGCCGGCCGACAACATCAAGCGCGCCATCCAGCGGGGCACGGGCGAAATCGAAGGCGGCGCCATCGAGGAAGTGATGTTCGAGGGCTACGGCCCCGGCGGCGTCGCCATCATGGTGGCCGCGGCCACCGACAACCGCAACCGCACCGTCAGCGAAATCCGGCACCTGTTTTCCAAGCACGGCGGCAACCTGGGCGAACTCGGCTCCGTGAGCTGGATGTTCGAGCGCAAGAGCCAGGTTCTCATCGAAAAAGACAAGGCCACCGAGGAGCGGCTGATGGAAATCGCGCTCGAAGCCGGCGCCGACGACGTGAAACTGGAGGGCGAGCACTGGGAGATCCTCTCCGCGCCGGAGGCCCATCACGCCGTTCTTGAAGCGCTCGAAAAGGCGGGTATCCCCACCGTCTCCGCAGAAATCGGCATGATCCCGAAGAGCCTCATGGAGGTGGACCCGAAGCACCTGCCCGGCGTGATGAAGCTGCTGGAGGCGCTCGAAGATCACGACGACGTGCAGAACGTGTACACGAACGCCGACCTTGGCGATGAGACGGGCGAATAAGGCGGGGCAGCGCACCCGGGCCGTGGAGGGGCCGTGCGGATTCTGGGCATCGATTGCGGCAGCCAGGCGACC
Encoded here:
- a CDS encoding putative transcriptional regulatory protein, which produces MSGHSKWATIKHKKAALDAKRGKLFTRLIKEITIAARNGGDPDSNPRLRTAIMAAKAVSMPADNIKRAIQRGTGEIEGGAIEEVMFEGYGPGGVAIMVAAATDNRNRTVSEIRHLFSKHGGNLGELGSVSWMFERKSQVLIEKDKATEERLMEIALEAGADDVKLEGEHWEILSAPEAHHAVLEALEKAGIPTVSAEIGMIPKSLMEVDPKHLPGVMKLLEALEDHDDVQNVYTNADLGDETGE